A region from the Sutcliffiella horikoshii genome encodes:
- a CDS encoding M2 family metallopeptidase, with protein sequence MIVEKFLEEQNEQFQKLLKKSTHAGWMAQTTGEKKWAEEAGKASSEFSLFYANQDRYNQVKSYLQDPELKMEQKRQLEILESGMKENQLDKETIEEMSSMSSELNYLFNTYLPEVNGKKLSANDIRNILLNSTDSKEREEAWKASKEVGQVVSEKLLTLVKKRNEAARKLGYRNYYEMSFANQELDLEEVFSMFEDLVDQSDTTYRMLKGELDNELAKKFGIKVEELRPWHYVDPFFQEAPANEKTNLDQYFKGQDLEKLTAETFDSMDMPIEGLYASSDLNPREGKNPTAFCMDMNREGDIRVLCNNVDNTYWMGTMLHEFGHAAYNKYVNRDLPYLLRSFAHILTTESIAMLFGKMTENREWLSKFLKLDDEKLDTLMPSLEKHEQLKMLISARWIITFVFFERKLYENPDQDLNALWWETVEKIQLLHPPEDRNNPDWAAKIHFTLAPVYYQNYLLGELTAAQLYQHIVNNVSDEFFSLKVGAFIRDEFLAPGATYHWNKKIEKVTGEPLNPDHFIKAYCDYQKVNN encoded by the coding sequence ATGATAGTTGAAAAGTTTTTAGAAGAACAAAATGAACAGTTTCAGAAACTATTAAAAAAATCCACCCACGCTGGCTGGATGGCACAAACAACTGGAGAAAAGAAATGGGCAGAGGAAGCCGGTAAAGCTTCTAGTGAATTCAGCCTCTTCTATGCCAATCAAGATCGTTACAACCAGGTCAAGTCCTACTTGCAAGACCCCGAACTTAAGATGGAACAAAAAAGACAGTTAGAAATCCTCGAATCTGGAATGAAAGAAAATCAATTGGATAAAGAAACTATCGAAGAAATGTCTTCTATGTCCTCTGAGCTGAATTATCTTTTCAATACGTACTTACCTGAAGTGAATGGGAAAAAACTTTCCGCGAATGATATCAGAAATATACTGTTGAATAGTACAGACAGCAAAGAAAGGGAAGAAGCTTGGAAGGCAAGCAAAGAAGTGGGGCAGGTAGTGTCGGAAAAGCTATTGACGCTAGTGAAAAAAAGAAATGAAGCGGCACGAAAATTAGGCTATCGAAACTATTATGAAATGTCGTTTGCGAATCAAGAACTAGATTTAGAAGAAGTTTTTTCTATGTTTGAAGATCTTGTTGACCAATCAGACACCACTTATCGTATGTTAAAAGGTGAATTAGATAACGAACTAGCCAAGAAGTTTGGAATAAAAGTGGAAGAATTACGACCTTGGCATTACGTAGATCCTTTCTTCCAGGAAGCGCCGGCAAACGAAAAAACGAATCTTGATCAATATTTCAAAGGGCAAGATCTTGAAAAGTTGACGGCAGAAACGTTTGATTCCATGGATATGCCTATCGAAGGGTTGTATGCTTCTTCCGATTTAAATCCGCGTGAAGGAAAGAACCCTACTGCGTTTTGCATGGATATGAACCGTGAGGGAGATATCCGTGTACTATGCAACAACGTAGATAATACATATTGGATGGGAACGATGCTACATGAGTTTGGCCATGCAGCATACAACAAATATGTAAACCGTGATCTTCCATATTTATTAAGAAGCTTCGCGCATATCTTAACAACAGAGTCCATTGCGATGTTATTCGGGAAAATGACAGAAAATAGAGAATGGCTTTCTAAGTTCTTGAAATTAGACGATGAAAAGCTTGATACATTAATGCCGTCTCTTGAAAAGCATGAACAATTGAAAATGCTGATTTCAGCAAGGTGGATTATTACATTTGTTTTCTTTGAAAGAAAGCTATACGAAAATCCTGATCAGGACCTTAACGCTCTTTGGTGGGAAACGGTGGAAAAGATTCAATTGCTTCATCCTCCAGAAGACCGAAACAATCCGGATTGGGCGGCAAAAATTCATTTCACTCTTGCTCCGGTTTATTATCAGAACTACTTGTTGGGTGAATTGACGGCTGCACAACTCTATCAGCATATTGTAAACAACGTTTCTGATGAGTTCTTCTCCCTTAAGGTAGGGGCATTTATTCGCGATGAATTCTTGGCACCTGGCGCAACTTATCATTGGAATAAAAAAATTGAAAAAGTGACAGGAGAGCCACTAAACCCAGACCACTTTATAA
- a CDS encoding GNAT family N-acetyltransferase, with amino-acid sequence MYQIKRLSECTLDQALEAWNKGFEGYFFDATMDVDRFAARLGQENISASLSIIAFDGETPIGLLLSGFKKIGENLVAWNGGTGVAATHRRKGIGKLLVDKACELYEEKGIHTSTLEAISKNDQAIALYESKGYKVVDHVIHLSLETSVDFNDSLEYYPIYTSAHDAQYLSGYHHDTPWQSQWWCMKDGLTLQLMGTDGETAAYAMFKRQYSPDGTLKAIVVTHCFINEKQNDPEKVLEALFFQLFPPTVAPYQCTVAFFQTSNKMVYDFLTEKGFSMKVEQVWMKKAIAAGVDIGHKR; translated from the coding sequence ATGTATCAAATAAAACGTTTGAGTGAGTGTACATTAGATCAAGCGCTGGAAGCATGGAACAAGGGTTTTGAGGGGTATTTTTTTGATGCAACCATGGATGTGGACCGGTTTGCCGCTAGATTGGGGCAGGAGAATATATCAGCTTCCTTATCCATCATTGCATTTGACGGTGAAACTCCTATAGGGCTCCTATTAAGTGGATTTAAAAAGATAGGGGAAAATCTCGTTGCATGGAATGGAGGCACAGGGGTAGCTGCCACTCACCGCAGAAAAGGAATTGGGAAGCTGTTGGTGGATAAAGCGTGTGAGCTTTATGAAGAAAAAGGGATTCATACCTCTACTCTGGAAGCTATTTCTAAAAACGACCAAGCAATTGCCTTATATGAATCTAAAGGATACAAGGTTGTGGATCATGTGATACACCTTTCCCTTGAAACCTCCGTGGATTTTAATGATTCATTGGAATATTACCCTATATACACATCGGCTCATGATGCTCAGTATTTATCGGGCTATCATCATGACACGCCATGGCAAAGTCAATGGTGGTGTATGAAAGATGGATTAACGTTGCAATTGATGGGCACTGACGGTGAAACTGCTGCTTATGCCATGTTTAAAAGACAATATAGCCCTGATGGCACCTTGAAGGCTATTGTAGTCACCCACTGCTTTATAAATGAAAAACAAAATGACCCGGAAAAAGTATTGGAAGCCTTATTCTTTCAACTTTTCCCGCCGACTGTAGCGCCTTACCAATGTACGGTAGCGTTTTTTCAAACATCCAATAAAATGGTCTATGACTTTCTTACCGAAAAAGGTTTTTCGATGAAGGTGGAACAAGTTTGGATGAAGAAGGCTATAGCAGCAGGTGTGGATATCGGGCACAAAAGATAA